A window of Thunnus thynnus chromosome 17, fThuThy2.1, whole genome shotgun sequence contains these coding sequences:
- the LOC137201203 gene encoding adhesion G protein-coupled receptor E2-like, which yields MDQQLKDSAGIIISEQTVANFLSVSMQMAGVGPQASSITFSSEGDGELGSLILSISNRLVSAMIQPGQNQTRKTVKTSTVDLTLETVGPGSNNANNSLLSAKGNIMEINLESLAKNNNGFAAAALMTINGMEILLSNKYFETENRTEMYSDVITAILPLMNNTNLTKPVNFTIRHKKILPKSGLVTCVYWEDKREETGTGEGGEKKGENITTMRWSEEGCLVAYSSENVTVCSCSHLSSFALILQIGEPPSEEPFLEWLNRICVIVGLFFFALAILTFLLFSWNPKINNTARLHLCLCLFLTHLLLLWNDRYVEHELVCTVVTGLLHFLVIASFVWMKLEALQIYLLVRRLSKMQVIQSEGLPWPLLYLIGYGVPFVIVGISALVYSDGYGATEAGVCWLPQKLNFKWALTGPVITLLALNCILFSATLWTLRPTLANMRSEVSQSKDTKLIMFKILAQSVIVGCSWILGLFQFNLVFHVLFIVLNTQQGTFLYIVHCLLNKEVRAEYAKWLTCSFNKN from the exons ATGGACCAACAACTTAAAGACAGTGCAGGCATCATTATATCAGAACAG ACTGTGGCAAACTTCCTCTCAGTATCTATG CAAATGGCAGGTGTTGGACCACAGGCCAGCTCAATCACGTTCAGTAGTGAAGGAGACGGGGAGCTTGGCAGTCTGATTCTGAGCATCTCAAACCGTCTAGTTTCTGCGATGATTCAGCCAGGTCAGAACCAAACCAGGAAAACTGTGAAGACTTCAACAGTGG ATTTAACTCTTGAAACTGTTGGGCCTGGGAGCAACAATGCAAACAACTCTCTTCTCTCAGCCAAAGGAAACATCATGGAAATCAACCTGGAAAGTCtggcaaaaaacaacaacg GTTTTGCAGCTGCTGCCCTCATGACAATAAACGGCATGGAGATTCTTCTGAGTAATAAATACTTTGAAACAGAGAACAGGACAGAGATGTACTCAGATGTTATCACCGCAATCTTACCCTTAATGAACAACACCAACCTGACCAAGCCTGTCAACTTCACCATCCGACACAAGAAG atatTACCCAAGTCTGGTTTGGTGACCTGTGTGTACTGGGAGGACaaaagagaggagacaggaaCGGGAGAAGgaggtgaaaaaaaaggagaaaatattaCTACAATGCGCTGGTCAGAAGAGGGCTGCTTGGTTGCATACTCTAGTGAAAACGTCACAGTGTGCAGCTGCTCccatctctcttcatttgcCCTCATCCTGCAGATAGGGGAG CCTCCATCAGAGGAACCTTTCTTGGAATGGCTGAACCGAATTTGTGTGATTGTCGGACTTTTCTTCTTTGCTTTGGCCATCCTCACCTTCCTCCTGTTTAGCTGGAACCCCAAGATCAACAACACAGCCCGTCTTCacctctgcctctgcctcttcttaactcatctgctgctgctgtggaatGACAGATATGTTGAACATGAG CTTGTCTGCACTGTTGTGACAGGGTTACTCCACTTCTTAGTTATTGCAAGTTTTGTGTGGATGAAGCTGGAGGCCCTACAAATTTACCTGCTGGTCCGAAGGCTCTCCAAGATGCAGGTCATCCAGAGCGAAGGCCTCCCCTGGCCGCTTCTTTATCTGATTGGCTACGGTGTTCCATTTGTGATTGTGGGTATTTCTGCATTGGTGTACTCTGATGGATATGGTGCCACTGAGGCAGGGGT GTGCTGGCTACCACAAAAACTTAACTTCAAATGGGCTTTAACAGGACCAGTGATTACTTTGCTGGCT CTTAACTGCATCTTGTTCTCTGCTACTTTATGGACTCTGAGACCCACTTTGGCCAACATGAGGAGTGAGGTCTCGCAGTCCAAAGACACAAA GTTGATTATGTTCAAGATCCTGGCCCAGTCTGTCATAGTGGGTTGTAGCTGGATTCTAGGCCTGTTCCAGTTTAACCTTGTCTTCCACGTCCTCTTCATAGTTCTCAACACTCAGCAGGGCACTTTCCTCTACATCGTCCACTGTCTGCTCAACAAGGAG